A region from the Spirochaeta thermophila DSM 6192 genome encodes:
- the recN gene encoding DNA repair protein RecN: MLEQLSVRNYAIMRELVVDFSSGFTVLTGETGAGKSILIGALGLLGGGKADADVVRAGQEQAEVAGVFVVEGNREALAWLGAREIEPEDGRVVVRRVVRSSGRSSAFIQAAPVTVADLAEFSGFLFDIHGQHEHQSLFRTELHRQYLDAFGGLEGDAAAYAEVFRRLTERRRELEDLLSKERDLVRERELLAHAVEEIEAARLTPGEDEQVEQELSLLSHLEQVAEDLKDFFSLATEGPQAVLPALKQMRRLLGQVERVDRRVEPLGARLESAYYELEDVTEQIRSYREGLDFSPERLEAVAERSALIQRLKRKYGDTVEEVLSFLEEARRKLSRLESYDEETARLRMEVEELQREVLRRAKALMEARVRVGEEFARRVETIIRSLGMQKARFSVQVEQRLSERGAPVCTPSGMDRVEFLIAPNPGEDFKPLRKIASGGEISRVMLAIKTLTAQSDPIATLVFDEVDTGIGGEVALAVGEYLYEVARYKQVLCITHIASIAARGDRHLVVRKRVEGNETMADIEYVEGDDREEELARMLSGDVDSRVSREHARELLMKYGGSTRG; this comes from the coding sequence ATGCTTGAGCAGCTCTCGGTGCGTAACTATGCGATCATGCGTGAGCTCGTGGTGGACTTTTCCTCGGGGTTCACGGTCCTCACGGGTGAGACCGGGGCGGGGAAGTCCATACTCATAGGGGCGTTGGGGCTCCTCGGCGGGGGCAAGGCGGATGCGGATGTGGTGCGCGCCGGGCAGGAGCAGGCCGAGGTGGCGGGGGTCTTCGTGGTGGAGGGCAATCGGGAGGCCCTGGCCTGGCTCGGGGCACGCGAGATTGAACCCGAGGACGGCCGGGTGGTGGTGCGGCGGGTGGTCAGGAGTTCCGGTCGGTCGAGCGCCTTCATCCAGGCCGCGCCGGTGACGGTCGCGGACCTCGCGGAGTTCTCGGGGTTCCTCTTCGACATCCACGGTCAGCACGAGCACCAGTCGCTCTTCAGAACCGAGTTGCATCGGCAGTACCTGGATGCCTTCGGCGGGTTGGAGGGGGATGCGGCCGCGTACGCGGAGGTCTTCAGGCGGCTCACCGAGCGGCGGCGTGAGCTCGAGGATCTCCTCTCCAAGGAGCGGGACCTCGTACGGGAGCGGGAGCTCCTCGCCCATGCGGTGGAGGAGATCGAGGCGGCACGGCTCACACCGGGCGAGGACGAACAGGTGGAGCAGGAGCTCTCCCTCCTTTCCCACCTCGAGCAGGTGGCCGAGGACCTCAAGGACTTCTTCTCCCTCGCGACCGAGGGACCACAGGCGGTGCTTCCCGCCCTCAAACAGATGCGGAGGCTCCTCGGTCAGGTGGAGCGGGTGGACAGGAGGGTGGAGCCCCTGGGGGCACGTCTCGAGAGCGCCTACTACGAGCTCGAGGATGTGACGGAGCAGATCAGGTCGTATCGGGAGGGGCTCGATTTCTCTCCCGAGCGGCTCGAGGCGGTGGCGGAGCGGAGCGCGCTCATCCAGCGCCTCAAGCGCAAGTACGGCGACACCGTGGAGGAGGTGCTCTCCTTCCTCGAGGAGGCGCGCCGGAAGCTCTCGAGGCTCGAGTCGTACGATGAGGAGACGGCCCGTCTCAGGATGGAGGTGGAGGAGCTCCAGCGGGAGGTGCTCCGACGGGCAAAGGCCCTCATGGAGGCCCGCGTCCGGGTGGGCGAGGAGTTCGCCCGGAGGGTGGAGACGATCATCCGCTCGCTGGGGATGCAGAAGGCACGGTTCTCCGTCCAGGTGGAGCAGCGTCTCTCGGAGCGGGGGGCGCCCGTGTGCACCCCTTCGGGTATGGACCGGGTGGAGTTCCTCATCGCCCCCAATCCGGGTGAAGACTTCAAGCCTCTCCGAAAGATCGCCTCTGGTGGTGAGATCTCCCGGGTGATGCTCGCCATAAAGACCCTCACGGCGCAGAGCGATCCCATCGCCACCCTCGTGTTCGACGAGGTGGATACGGGTATAGGGGGGGAGGTGGCCCTCGCGGTGGGCGAGTACCTCTACGAGGTGGCCAGGTACAAGCAGGTGCTCTGTATCACGCACATCGCATCGATCGCCGCCAGGGGGGATCGTCACCTGGTGGTGCGCAAGCGGGTTGAGGGAAACGAGACTATGGCCGATATTGAATATGTGGAAGGGGATGACCGGGAGGAGGAACTGGCGCGCATGCTCTCGGGGGACGTGGACAGCAGGGTCTCGCGGGAGCATGCACGGGAGCTACTCATGAAGTACGGAGGATCCACGCGTGGCTAA
- a CDS encoding cytidine deaminase — MPLDPRHIEALLTAAHTAAGLAYAPYSHIHVGAALLCDDGTIVQGANMENRSYGLTVCAERTALFRALLEGRRAFTALAIYSPDVPTLLTPCGACRQVLSEFLPPETPIVCHDPEGEPRIFTLGELYPHDSLRHLNPQAP; from the coding sequence ATGCCCCTCGACCCCCGACACATCGAGGCACTCCTCACCGCCGCACACACCGCCGCCGGCCTCGCCTACGCCCCCTACTCCCACATCCACGTGGGCGCAGCCCTCCTCTGCGACGACGGCACCATCGTCCAAGGAGCCAACATGGAGAACCGATCGTACGGCCTCACCGTGTGCGCCGAACGCACCGCCCTGTTCCGCGCCCTCCTCGAAGGCCGACGCGCATTCACCGCCCTCGCCATCTACAGCCCCGACGTCCCCACCCTCCTCACCCCCTGCGGGGCCTGCAGGCAGGTCCTCAGCGAGTTCCTCCCCCCCGAAACCCCGATCGTCTGCCACGATCCCGAAGGAGAACCGAGGATATTCACCCTGGGCGAACTGTATCCCCACGACTCCCTCCGCCATCTCAACCCTCAGGCACCCTGA
- a CDS encoding class I SAM-dependent methyltransferase codes for MKTYSSMPGDEPVREIPCYVCGSEERLPFWKGEGFGYVRCRACGFVYQYPQPVPRALHARYDQRYFQYELENEENFFQLMLKGLRDVGFFRLERTLPVRRFLDIGCATGRLIAHLSSRGWETKGVEICHHSVCHAREHHGVDVFEGTLEEAPFEPESFSVIHSSHVIEHVPDPVSFLERIHSLLVPGGWCILVTPNREGLQARLLKERWRSAIPDHVFLFTKRHLSRLLVRAGLPPVRWKTWGGIAKGLAPEYLKRPLDVLAKWWGFGDVMIVLSRKTDALLDR; via the coding sequence ATGAAGACGTATTCCTCGATGCCTGGAGACGAGCCCGTACGAGAAATCCCGTGTTACGTGTGCGGATCGGAGGAGCGCCTCCCCTTCTGGAAGGGAGAGGGCTTCGGTTACGTGAGATGCAGGGCGTGCGGGTTCGTGTACCAGTATCCCCAACCGGTGCCTCGGGCCCTCCATGCCCGGTACGACCAGCGGTACTTCCAGTATGAGCTGGAGAACGAGGAGAACTTCTTCCAGCTCATGCTCAAGGGGCTCCGGGACGTGGGGTTCTTCCGGCTCGAGCGGACCCTGCCCGTCCGTCGGTTTCTGGACATCGGCTGTGCCACGGGTCGCCTCATCGCCCACCTCTCCTCCAGGGGATGGGAGACGAAGGGGGTCGAGATCTGTCACCACTCGGTCTGTCACGCACGGGAACACCATGGTGTGGACGTCTTCGAGGGGACCCTCGAGGAAGCTCCCTTCGAGCCCGAATCCTTCTCGGTGATCCATTCCTCGCACGTGATCGAACACGTCCCAGATCCCGTGAGTTTTCTCGAACGCATCCATTCGCTCCTCGTGCCGGGAGGCTGGTGTATCCTGGTCACTCCGAACCGGGAGGGCCTCCAGGCCCGTCTCCTCAAGGAACGCTGGAGGTCGGCCATTCCCGATCACGTCTTCCTCTTCACGAAGCGACATCTCTCCCGTCTCCTCGTCCGGGCAGGGCTCCCTCCCGTGCGGTGGAAGACCTGGGGAGGGATCGCGAAGGGCCTCGCCCCCGAGTATCTCAAACGCCCGTTGGACGTGCTGGCGAAGTGGTGGGGGTTTGGCGACGTGATGATCGTCCTTTCCAGGAAGACGGATGCGTTACTTGACAGGTGA
- a CDS encoding DUF4912 domain-containing protein gives MLRKRLEQLSVAELQRLADREGVRLPEDAEKDELVDILLDFYEERREERELFTNHPMRIEQRKYEISLDEEIDYGEEEFPFPREYNRTGIYLLLRDPSWAFCYWEIPQTFLVRLKKEEFGGLFLRVHRGTMDGEGFLSEESFVIPVQLQDRSWYINIPVQGAAYRVDLITMEKDREVLLCRSNVVHVPVPQVKPKRPGEVSLNSDILISISALHNRDELFFPDGGVDSTSSSSYYGG, from the coding sequence ATGTTGAGAAAGCGACTCGAGCAGCTTTCGGTCGCGGAACTGCAGCGCCTTGCGGACAGGGAAGGGGTGCGCCTCCCCGAGGATGCGGAGAAGGACGAGCTGGTGGACATCCTCCTGGATTTCTACGAGGAGAGGAGGGAGGAACGCGAGTTGTTCACCAATCATCCCATGAGGATAGAGCAGCGGAAGTACGAGATCTCGCTCGACGAGGAGATCGACTACGGTGAGGAGGAGTTCCCCTTCCCGCGGGAATACAACCGGACAGGCATCTACCTCCTTCTGAGGGATCCTTCCTGGGCCTTCTGCTACTGGGAGATACCTCAGACCTTCCTCGTTCGCCTCAAGAAGGAGGAGTTCGGGGGGCTCTTCCTGAGAGTACATCGGGGAACGATGGATGGAGAGGGGTTCCTCTCCGAGGAGAGCTTCGTGATTCCCGTACAATTGCAGGACCGCTCCTGGTACATCAACATCCCCGTGCAGGGAGCGGCCTACCGCGTGGATCTCATCACCATGGAGAAGGATCGCGAGGTGCTGCTCTGCAGGTCCAACGTGGTACACGTCCCCGTGCCGCAGGTGAAACCGAAACGACCCGGCGAGGTGAGTCTCAACTCCGATATCCTCATCTCCATCTCGGCCCTCCACAACCGCGATGAGCTCTTCTTCCCCGATGGGGGGGTTGATAGTACGAGTTCAAGTTCCTACTATGGTGGGTGA
- a CDS encoding glycoside hydrolase family 57 protein, which yields MTQGYLLFHLHAHLPFVRHPEHPRFLEEFWLYEAISETYLPLLRVFERLEKDGVPFSLSMSVSPTLISMLTDPLLQERYVHHLHLLLELGEKEQRRVQGKAALERVVEMYLHLYRTNLEDFESKYARNIVKGFDYFYKKGYLEIIPTAATHAYLPLFTIYPSAVWAQISLGMSTHLSTFGLPARGFWLPECGYEPGLEEYLHAAQIDYFFTAAHGILFAERRPEYGIFAPVRTPSGVVAFGRDPAAARAVWSSEDGYPADPVYRDFYRDVGYELPLEDVAFFLPDGENRVFTGYKYHAITGRSGEKEIYDPDRALARVEEHAAHFVKERAEQVRQVSKHMPFPPAIVCPYDAELFGHWWFEGPAWLEAMIRKVAEEETLSLIRPSDYLKGGYPFQENLPSFSSWGTKGYSEVWLDGRNDWIYRHLHAAVEQMEDLVERFSDAEGLRRRALNQAARELLLAQASDWPFIIRNGTMVPYALRRIKEHLFYFRKIYDAFARGALPADLITGRERQYPLFGDMDYRVFARANVPVSPSLYLL from the coding sequence ATGACCCAGGGATACCTGCTCTTCCACCTCCACGCACATCTCCCTTTTGTCCGTCATCCCGAGCACCCGCGTTTTCTGGAAGAGTTCTGGCTCTACGAGGCCATCTCGGAGACCTATCTCCCCCTCCTGCGGGTCTTCGAACGCCTGGAGAAGGACGGAGTCCCGTTTTCCCTCTCGATGTCCGTCTCCCCGACCCTCATCTCCATGCTCACCGACCCCCTCCTCCAGGAACGTTACGTCCATCATCTCCATCTCCTCCTCGAGCTGGGGGAGAAGGAGCAGCGGCGGGTCCAGGGAAAGGCCGCACTCGAACGCGTGGTGGAGATGTACCTCCACCTCTACCGGACGAATCTCGAGGACTTCGAATCGAAATACGCTCGCAACATCGTAAAGGGTTTCGATTACTTCTACAAGAAGGGATATCTCGAGATCATCCCCACGGCGGCCACGCATGCCTATCTTCCCCTCTTCACCATCTATCCCTCTGCGGTGTGGGCCCAGATCTCCCTGGGGATGAGCACCCATCTGTCCACCTTCGGGCTTCCGGCCCGGGGGTTCTGGCTCCCTGAATGCGGGTATGAGCCGGGTCTCGAGGAGTACCTCCACGCCGCGCAGATCGATTACTTCTTCACCGCGGCCCATGGCATCCTCTTTGCCGAGAGGCGGCCGGAGTACGGCATCTTCGCACCGGTCCGAACCCCGTCCGGCGTGGTGGCCTTCGGTCGCGATCCTGCAGCGGCACGCGCCGTGTGGTCGTCCGAGGACGGCTACCCGGCCGATCCGGTCTACCGGGACTTCTACCGGGATGTGGGGTACGAGCTCCCCCTCGAAGACGTGGCGTTCTTCCTCCCCGACGGGGAGAACCGGGTCTTCACGGGCTACAAGTACCATGCGATCACGGGCCGCTCGGGAGAGAAGGAGATCTACGATCCGGACCGGGCCCTCGCCCGGGTGGAGGAGCATGCCGCGCACTTCGTGAAAGAGCGGGCGGAGCAGGTGCGTCAGGTGTCCAAGCACATGCCCTTTCCTCCTGCGATCGTCTGTCCCTACGATGCGGAGCTCTTCGGCCACTGGTGGTTCGAGGGACCCGCCTGGCTCGAGGCGATGATCAGGAAGGTGGCTGAGGAGGAGACCCTCTCCCTCATACGTCCCTCCGACTACCTGAAAGGGGGATACCCCTTCCAGGAGAACCTTCCCTCGTTCTCCAGCTGGGGGACCAAGGGCTATTCGGAGGTGTGGCTCGACGGTCGGAACGACTGGATCTATCGACACCTCCATGCGGCCGTGGAGCAGATGGAAGACCTCGTGGAGCGTTTCTCCGATGCCGAGGGGCTGCGGCGGCGGGCCCTCAATCAGGCGGCGAGGGAGCTCCTCCTCGCGCAGGCCTCGGACTGGCCCTTCATCATCCGGAACGGCACCATGGTCCCCTACGCGCTCCGGAGGATCAAGGAACACCTCTTCTATTTCAGAAAGATCTACGACGCGTTTGCCCGGGGGGCGCTCCCTGCGGATCTCATCACCGGGAGGGAGCGGCAGTATCCTCTCTTCGGAGATATGGATTATCGTGTCTTCGCTCGAGCGAACGTGCCGGTGAGTCCGTCCCTCTACCTCCTCTGA
- the mraZ gene encoding division/cell wall cluster transcriptional repressor MraZ, with protein MITGEFRNTLDDKGRLLLPSKMRVELPGNSLILTRGIDRCLWLFPPEEWARISENLLTSISPFQQKARLLQRRIVAPAQEVEIDKAGRITVPQAMREFAGLQRDVVILGIKKYIELWDAEELERYWELHEEEFQEAAEDLGKMVFF; from the coding sequence ATGATCACCGGGGAGTTCAGGAACACGCTGGATGACAAAGGCAGGCTCCTCCTCCCTTCCAAGATGAGGGTCGAGCTCCCCGGCAACTCTCTGATCCTCACGCGTGGGATCGATCGATGCCTCTGGCTCTTTCCCCCTGAGGAGTGGGCCCGTATCTCCGAGAACCTGCTCACGAGCATCTCTCCCTTCCAGCAGAAGGCCCGGCTCCTCCAGCGGAGGATCGTCGCTCCCGCCCAGGAGGTGGAGATCGACAAGGCGGGGAGGATCACGGTTCCCCAGGCGATGCGTGAGTTCGCAGGGCTCCAGAGGGATGTGGTGATTCTGGGCATCAAGAAGTATATAGAGCTCTGGGACGCCGAGGAGCTCGAACGGTACTGGGAACTCCATGAGGAAGAGTTCCAGGAGGCGGCCGAGGACCTGGGGAAGATGGTGTTCTTCTGA
- the rsmH gene encoding 16S rRNA (cytosine(1402)-N(4))-methyltransferase RsmH: MEIVHVPVLREEVGAFLSVREGLVVDATLGEGGHSEALLESRPGIRILGVDADPIMLSRAGERLSRFGDRVRLVQGWFDEVLESFPAEDRPVGILMDLGISSYHLEKSGRGFSFLRREPLDMRLSPYLPMKASDVVNTYSETELVDIFSRFGEEPFSKRIARAIVSERRKMPITTSDHLAEVVMKAVPPKARRGRIHPATRVFQALRIVVNKELERVERAVRAGVRLLAPGGRMAVISFHSLEDRIVKRLFRFYAGACTCPPEEPICRCGGQGIVEVLTKKPVRPGEEEVRANPASRSARLRVLEKVRDAAHLREEGHALP, encoded by the coding sequence ATGGAGATAGTACATGTACCGGTATTGAGGGAAGAGGTGGGCGCCTTTCTTTCGGTGCGGGAAGGTCTGGTGGTGGACGCGACGCTCGGTGAGGGCGGACACAGCGAGGCCCTCCTGGAATCTCGCCCCGGCATCCGGATCCTCGGGGTGGATGCGGATCCCATCATGCTCTCCCGGGCTGGCGAGCGTCTCAGTCGGTTCGGGGATCGGGTGCGCCTCGTCCAGGGGTGGTTCGACGAGGTCCTGGAGTCCTTCCCTGCGGAGGACAGACCCGTGGGGATCCTCATGGATCTGGGTATCTCGTCGTATCATCTCGAGAAGTCTGGGAGGGGTTTCTCTTTTCTCCGGAGAGAGCCGCTCGACATGCGGCTCTCTCCGTATCTCCCCATGAAGGCCTCCGACGTGGTGAATACCTATTCCGAGACCGAGCTGGTGGATATCTTCTCCCGGTTCGGGGAGGAGCCCTTCTCGAAGCGGATCGCACGGGCGATCGTGAGTGAGAGGAGGAAGATGCCCATCACCACGAGCGATCACCTGGCTGAGGTGGTGATGAAGGCCGTGCCTCCCAAGGCACGGCGTGGACGGATCCATCCGGCCACGAGGGTCTTCCAGGCCCTGAGGATCGTGGTGAACAAGGAGCTGGAGAGAGTGGAGAGGGCCGTGAGGGCGGGAGTGAGACTCCTCGCGCCGGGGGGGAGGATGGCGGTCATCTCCTTTCACTCCCTCGAGGACAGGATCGTGAAGCGTCTCTTCCGTTTCTATGCCGGCGCCTGTACCTGCCCCCCGGAAGAGCCGATATGTAGGTGTGGGGGACAGGGCATAGTCGAAGTGCTCACGAAGAAGCCGGTCCGTCCCGGCGAAGAGGAGGTGAGGGCCAACCCGGCTTCCAGGAGCGCCAGGCTGAGGGTGCTCGAGAAGGTCCGGGATGCGGCGCACCTCAGGGAGGAGGGACATGCGCTACCTTAG
- a CDS encoding UDP-N-acetylmuramoyl-tripeptide--D-alanyl-D-alanine ligase → MSARTLPALSLDQLASIVGARLVAPSGERPPIRRVTIDSRECEEGVLFVPLRGRFTDGHLYLGEAFQRGASAALVQETVFSEAGSALLKHVVQTRGALLVVTDTLEALQTLGEWYLSSLRVPIRIGVTGSSGKTSTKEMLRAVLSLHYSRVWATEGNLNSEIGVPLSILGIREEPEVVICEMGIDHVGEMDVLARIVKPNLAVVTGIGSAHLERFGTRERIAREKAKIFSSFDDRSVGFIPEDEEFFHVLVEGWRGTFLPYGPATVEGFEGWESRGLEGVILSWKGLRIPLQGYGEHMVRNALGVIRLSGHLGVPPSMVAEGLQAYRPLFGRGELKEIGGVWFLVDCYNANPESMRASLEGVRGLKGIRRRIVVLGSMRELGDAAPSEHRRLGDYLAGYPADVVLLVGEEMEAAFAVLEGRSGVWWMRTVEEASSLLVSIVQEGDLVLLKGSRALGLERIIQDFEGRYHA, encoded by the coding sequence ATGAGCGCCCGTACCCTTCCCGCCCTCTCCCTGGACCAGCTGGCTTCCATCGTAGGAGCTCGCCTCGTCGCCCCATCCGGAGAACGCCCCCCGATCCGGAGGGTCACGATCGATTCCCGGGAGTGTGAAGAAGGCGTGCTCTTCGTCCCACTCAGAGGTCGTTTCACCGATGGTCACCTCTACCTGGGAGAGGCCTTCCAACGAGGTGCGTCTGCAGCCCTGGTGCAGGAGACCGTGTTCTCTGAAGCGGGATCGGCCCTCCTGAAACACGTGGTCCAGACCCGCGGGGCCCTCCTCGTGGTGACCGATACGCTCGAGGCCCTTCAGACCCTGGGCGAGTGGTACCTTTCGTCCCTCCGGGTTCCGATTCGGATAGGGGTGACCGGGAGCAGCGGGAAGACGTCCACCAAGGAGATGCTCAGAGCCGTGCTCTCCCTCCACTATTCGAGGGTGTGGGCCACCGAAGGGAACCTCAATTCGGAAATAGGCGTGCCGCTCTCGATCCTCGGTATCCGGGAGGAGCCTGAGGTGGTGATCTGCGAGATGGGTATCGATCATGTCGGGGAGATGGACGTGCTCGCGCGTATCGTGAAGCCCAATCTCGCGGTCGTCACGGGGATAGGGAGTGCGCATCTGGAGCGGTTCGGCACGAGGGAGCGCATCGCACGCGAGAAGGCGAAGATCTTCTCCTCTTTCGACGATCGCTCGGTGGGCTTCATCCCCGAGGACGAGGAGTTCTTCCATGTCCTGGTGGAGGGGTGGCGTGGAACCTTCCTCCCCTACGGACCTGCCACGGTGGAGGGCTTCGAGGGGTGGGAGAGTCGGGGGCTCGAAGGCGTGATCCTTTCGTGGAAGGGGCTGCGTATACCGCTCCAGGGATACGGGGAACACATGGTGAGGAATGCCCTGGGGGTTATCCGTCTCTCCGGTCACCTGGGTGTTCCTCCCTCGATGGTGGCGGAGGGGCTCCAGGCCTACCGTCCGCTCTTCGGGAGAGGGGAGCTCAAGGAGATCGGGGGGGTGTGGTTCCTCGTGGATTGTTACAATGCGAATCCCGAGTCCATGAGGGCTTCGCTCGAGGGCGTGCGGGGTCTCAAGGGGATCCGGAGGCGCATCGTGGTCCTCGGGAGCATGCGTGAGCTGGGGGATGCCGCTCCGTCCGAGCACAGGAGGCTGGGGGACTATCTCGCCGGATATCCGGCGGATGTGGTGCTGCTGGTGGGTGAGGAGATGGAAGCCGCCTTTGCTGTACTCGAGGGGCGGAGCGGGGTCTGGTGGATGAGGACCGTGGAGGAAGCGTCCTCGCTCCTCGTTTCGATCGTTCAGGAAGGGGATCTCGTACTGCTCAAAGGCTCGAGGGCACTGGGCCTGGAACGGATCATCCAGGACTTCGAGGGGAGGTATCATGCTTAA
- the mraY gene encoding phospho-N-acetylmuramoyl-pentapeptide-transferase produces MKYFTPFNIFQYITFRAAYAAVTALLISFVLGPMVIDWLRRLKAGEEVREDGPSTHRAKSGTPTMGGTFIIFSILISVLLWQDLRNPYTWIILLSVVGFGLLGFVDDYLKVFKKNRTGLRAGVKFIGQIVLSLLILFFIVRQGNEYTTLLYIPFFKNPVLDLSYWYIPFAVIFIVGYSNAVNLTDGLDGLATGLVIMVGLAVAVFAYLSGRVDFSEYLQIPYLPGSGELAVFATALVGASIGFLWFNAHPAEVMMGDTGSLSLGGTLAVLGILLKKEILLLIVGGVFVVETASVILQVLSYKLRGGKRIFRMAPLHHHFELSGWPESKVVIRMWILGGLFAIIGLSTLKIQ; encoded by the coding sequence GTGAAGTACTTCACGCCTTTCAATATCTTCCAGTATATCACCTTCAGGGCGGCCTACGCCGCTGTCACCGCGCTCCTCATCTCCTTCGTCTTGGGGCCCATGGTGATCGACTGGCTTCGTCGACTCAAAGCGGGGGAGGAGGTGAGAGAGGACGGGCCGAGCACCCATCGGGCCAAGTCGGGTACACCTACCATGGGGGGAACCTTCATCATCTTCTCCATCCTGATCTCGGTGCTCCTCTGGCAAGATCTTCGCAATCCTTACACCTGGATCATTCTCCTCTCGGTGGTGGGTTTCGGTCTTCTCGGTTTTGTCGACGACTACCTCAAGGTCTTCAAGAAGAACCGTACGGGATTGCGGGCAGGGGTGAAGTTCATAGGACAGATCGTCCTCTCCCTTCTCATCCTCTTCTTCATCGTCAGACAGGGGAACGAGTACACCACCCTCCTCTACATCCCCTTCTTCAAGAATCCGGTCCTCGATCTCTCGTATTGGTACATCCCCTTCGCCGTGATCTTCATCGTCGGGTATTCCAATGCCGTGAACCTGACCGACGGGCTCGACGGTCTCGCCACCGGCCTGGTGATCATGGTGGGGCTGGCGGTGGCGGTCTTCGCCTACCTGTCCGGTCGTGTGGACTTCTCGGAGTACCTCCAGATACCGTATCTTCCCGGGAGCGGAGAGCTCGCGGTCTTCGCCACGGCCCTGGTGGGGGCGAGCATCGGTTTCCTCTGGTTCAACGCGCATCCCGCCGAGGTCATGATGGGCGACACGGGGAGCCTCAGCCTGGGGGGAACCCTCGCCGTCCTGGGTATCCTCCTCAAGAAGGAAATCCTTCTGCTCATCGTGGGAGGGGTGTTCGTTGTCGAGACAGCGTCCGTGATCCTCCAGGTCCTCTCCTACAAGCTTCGGGGAGGGAAGCGGATCTTCAGGATGGCGCCGCTCCACCACCACTTCGAGCTCTCGGGCTGGCCCGAGAGCAAGGTGGTGATCCGCATGTGGATACTCGGAGGCCTGTTCGCGATCATAGGGCTCTCCACGCTCAAGATCCAGTAA
- the ftsW gene encoding putative lipid II flippase FtsW, with translation MRGGFAPERVHDSSRGTFLPLLVVLLLSVGLSMLFSASHYRSEVLVGNPYYFVLQQAVRVVVGLVVAGALVLIPLEVLQRTVPWMVLGTLGLLLLTFVPGIGVSFFGANRWIVVAGVSFQPSELAKFVLVFYLSYILSRKRDRFEDPGVSIVPPAVVLFSFVLLVYLQNDFSTAIFLLFSGMYVFFAAGVPFRYFAFFFMVGVPLFLILLFTREHRVLRLLAYLDPSRDPDGVGYQIQASLRALSEGGFWGKGMGNGTYKYGVLPEAHSDFIFATVGEELGFVGVVGICLLFAMLVLEGYRIGMRQGEDFPRLLAFSVTTTLALQVLINLSVVCGLLPTTGVPLPFFSAGGSAALVTLMFCGLLGNLSRRGGDSHG, from the coding sequence ATGAGAGGCGGATTCGCACCCGAACGTGTCCACGACTCCTCGAGAGGCACCTTCCTCCCGTTGCTGGTGGTGCTCCTCCTCTCGGTGGGGCTCTCCATGCTCTTCTCCGCCTCCCACTATCGCTCGGAAGTCCTGGTGGGCAACCCCTACTACTTCGTGCTCCAACAGGCGGTGAGGGTTGTGGTGGGTCTCGTGGTGGCGGGAGCCCTCGTCCTCATCCCTCTCGAGGTCCTGCAGCGCACCGTGCCCTGGATGGTCCTGGGCACCCTGGGGCTCCTCCTCCTCACCTTCGTGCCCGGTATAGGGGTGTCGTTCTTCGGTGCGAACCGCTGGATCGTGGTAGCCGGCGTCTCCTTCCAGCCCTCGGAACTCGCCAAATTCGTCCTCGTCTTCTACCTCTCCTACATCCTCTCCAGGAAACGTGACAGGTTCGAGGATCCGGGGGTCTCCATCGTGCCGCCCGCGGTCGTCCTCTTCTCCTTCGTGTTGCTCGTCTATCTCCAGAACGACTTCTCCACCGCCATCTTCCTCCTCTTCTCGGGGATGTACGTGTTCTTCGCGGCAGGGGTGCCCTTCAGGTACTTCGCCTTTTTCTTCATGGTGGGCGTTCCGCTCTTCCTCATCCTTCTGTTCACCAGGGAACACCGGGTGCTGAGGCTTCTGGCCTATCTCGACCCGTCCCGTGATCCCGACGGTGTGGGATACCAGATTCAGGCCTCGCTCCGCGCCCTTTCGGAGGGGGGCTTCTGGGGCAAGGGCATGGGAAACGGCACCTACAAGTATGGGGTGTTGCCCGAAGCCCATTCGGACTTCATCTTCGCCACGGTGGGGGAGGAGTTGGGATTCGTGGGGGTGGTGGGGATCTGCCTTCTGTTCGCGATGCTCGTCCTGGAAGGGTACCGGATAGGGATGCGCCAGGGAGAGGACTTCCCCAGGCTGCTCGCCTTTTCCGTGACGACCACCCTCGCCCTCCAGGTGCTCATCAACCTCTCGGTGGTGTGCGGTCTGCTTCCCACGACCGGGGTGCCGCTCCCGTTTTTCTCCGCAGGAGGGTCGGCGGCCCTCGTGACCCTCATGTTCTGCGGACTCCTGGGGAATCTGTCACGGAGGGGGGGGGACTCGCATGGCTGA